The Natronomonas salsuginis genomic sequence GTGCCTCCGCGAGCGCCGAAACGTCGTCGTAGTCGGTGTGCACTGCGACCCACTCGTCGTCGATATCGGCGTCGCCTTCGGCCGGTTCCGCGCGACGGGAGACGAGCAGTTCGACGGTCTCGAGCGACGGTTCGCCGTGGGCGACCCAGTCGTTGACCTTCGTCACCATGCCGCCGTAGGTGTCCGTCTCAGGGACGAACGTCGCGTGGTTGACGCGGTGGAGATTGAGCATGCCGAGCGTGTCGCGAACTGCGGCGCTCTGGTTGACTTCGCCGCGTAGTTGGACGATCGCCCTCATTCTTGGGCCTCCCGACGGATCTTCCGAGTGTGCTCCGGTGTCCGCGACTCCGACGCGTTCTGCAGGGCGTTGTAGGTCGCCTTCGCGAGGTTGAGCGTCGTTCGCGTGTTACCGTGACACTTCGTCCAGGCGTCCTCGACGCCGGCGAGCTCGAGCACGTGTCGAACAGTCGGCGCCGCGGCCAGCCCGAGTCCGCGCGGAGCGGGTTCGAGCACGACTTCGACGGAGCCAGCCTTGCCGGTCGTCCGCCGCATCAGGGAGTTTCGACCGCCGGGACGGTCCTCCCACGAGCCCGAGCCGAGCGGAACGTCGATGATGTTCAGCTTCGCGACCTCGATCGCCTTCTGGATCGCGCCGCCGACCTGATCGTCGCGGCCCTGCGCGTAGCCGACGTAGCCGTCGCGGTTTCCGACCGCGACGACACACCGGAACTTCACGCGCCGACCGGAGTCGGTCATCCGCTGGACCATGTTGATGTCCAGCACCTCGTCCTCCAGCCCCGGTAGGAGCTGATCGACGATCTTCGGTTCCTTCAGCGGGAGCCCAGACTGCAGGGCCTCGCGCATCGATGTGATGTCGCCGTCCGCTACCTTTCGTCCGAGCCGCGTTCGCGGCTCCCATCCGTTACTCATAGTTCATCCTCCAGGCGCTCTCGCACCTCATCAAAGTGAGCCGGAAGCTCCGTCGCGTCGAAGTCGTGGCCGTAGAGCTCGTCGTCGAGCGATTCGGCGTACTCCGCGATGTGCGAACCGCGGGTCCGCTGCCAGTCGGCGAAGACATCCTCGTTGTGCGGGATCTCCAGCCCTGCGTCGATTGCACCTTCCTGTACTGCGAACACCTTGTTGCCGGGCGTCGCGGTGTTGAGCCCGATGTCGAGCACGGCCTCCTCGAGGCCGGCGTCGACCGCGCGCTTGCCGGCCAGATAGCCGGTCAGGTACGCGGCTGGCAGATTACCCGTCGGGGCCTCCCAACCGAACGCCGAGAGGTCGTTCGACGAAGCGCTCGCCACCGTTTCGTCACCGCTTTGACCCGTAACGACCAGCTGCGCCCTGGTGTGGTTGTTGCTCTTGCGAGCGACCAGTCGTGGCTTGCCGGATTTCAGCAGGCGCAACCTCTGATGGTAGTTCGTCCGGGCCTCGCGGCGACGCCGCATCGGCACCGTGTATCGTGGTCCTGTCGCCATTATTGTTCACCGTAGTTGTCCGCGATATATCGGTTCAGGTCCGCGACGCTGTCGAACTCGCCGCCGCTGGCCATGTCGTACAGCTTGCGGTACTGTGAACCGTCGATGTCGCCGTCCTCGCGCAGCTCGCGCAGCTCGCGACGCTGTGCGCGAATCCGGCTCCGCCAGTCGTCCTTTCGGTTCTGTCTGCCGCCCGCTTTCCCCTTCCGGGACCCGTGTCCCTTCCGGTGGCCGTAGGCGCGCTTTTTCTGCCGTTCGCGCGCTCGACCGCGGGAGTTGCTCTTCGCGTCCGTTGCCTGGATGACGCCGGAATCGATGAGTTCGCGCACGTCGTCGCGCGTGATCGCGTCTGCGATCTCCGCTTGCGCGTCGGGATCGAGTCGAACACGGTTCTTACCGACGCCGAGAATGTCGGCAGCGAGTCGTTTCTGTGCCTTCAGATCACTCATTCTTCGACCTCCACTTCGACGTAGGTCGGGTTGAGAACGCGGATCCCTGCCTCCTCGGCGAGCTCTTCGATGCGCTCTCGCTTTCGGGCGCCGACCGTCGAGCCGATTCGAATCGCCTCGCGATCGCCGTCGATACCGTCGACGTCGTCCGGCGTCTCGACGTGGACTTCCTCGAAGCCGCTCGGGTGACGGCCACGGATCGCCTTGGGCGTCCGGTAGCCGGCCTCGACTTTCGGGCCTTTGCCCTTGTAGCCGCGGCGCTGCTTCGAGAGACCGCCACGCGGGCGTCGCCACGACGTCGGGGTCCGCTTTTTCATGTGGTAGTCCTGTCGGTTGAACTGCGGTTTGCCGACGCGCTCGCGCTGTGCGAGCAGTCGATCTTCGTCGTCGGAGAGCTCCGGAGTCTTGTCTGCCAGCCCGCGGGGCTGCAGTTCCGTCTCGACGTCCTCGTCGACCTTCTCGGCCGCCTCAGGCGTCTCGTCTTCGACTTCGGCCTCCGTTTCGTCGGCGACCTCGAGATCGCCGACATCGGCTTTGATCCGCGCCGCGAGCGCGTTGCCGATCCCGTCGACCCCGGCGAGCTCCTCCTGTGTGAGCTCGCGGATGTCGTCGACGGTTTCGATGCCCGCCTCGCGGAGCTGTTCTGCCTTCGCGTCGCCGACGCCGCTGATGTCGGTCAGCTCCTCGTACTCGTCTTCGTGTTCCTCGTCGCTCATTTGGCCTCACCTCGATCGGGCATTCCCGTGATGTAGACGCCGTCTTGGAAGACGCGAGTATCCTTATCGGAGACGCGTGTCAGCTGTTCGATGTCCGCGGCCGTCTGACCGACGTCCTCGATGTTCGGACCGCTGATCGTCAGTTCCTCGCCGTCGACCGAAACCTCGGTGTCGCCGCGGATCGGCGTCCGTCGCGGCGCTCGCTCGCCGAGGAAGTTCTCGATGACGACCTCGCCGTCCTGAACGGAGACTTGCATCGGGAAGTGAGAGTAGAACACTTCCATGTTGTACTCCCACCCGTCGGTCACACCGTAGAGCATGTTCCGCACGTGGCTCTCGAAGGTGCCGACCGTCGAGTTCGTTTTCGCGTTGTCGTCGTCGGATTCGATCACGACTGCGTCGCCGTCCACCGTGACCGCGATGTCGGGGTACCAGAGGCGTCGCGTGACGCTCCCGTTCGTCCCCTCGACGGTCAACTCGAGGTGGTCCATCGTCACCGTGACCTCGTCCGGTATGTCGATTTCTTTGCGCATTGTCAGTATACGTAGGCGATTACCTGTCCACCGATGCCCTGTTCGCGGGCCTCGTAGTGGCTCATGACGCCGTGGCTGGTCGTGACGATGAGCGTCCCGTAGTCACGGGCGGGGAGGAACCGCTTCTCCCACTTCTCGAACTCGTCCGCGCCCGCCGAGTAGCGGGGCTTGACCGCGCCACACTCGTTGATAGCGCCTTTCAGTTCGACCTCGAATCGTCCGGCTTTACCGTCGTCGACGAACTGGAAGCCGCCGACGTACCCGCGGTCGTAAAAGACCTCGAGTACGGAGCCGATTTCGTTCGAGGCGGGCTGTATCGTCTGGTCTAAGTGGCCGACGCTTTCGGCGTTGTCGAGCCCCGAGAGCGCGCTGGCCAGTGGATCGTTGTCCGCCATTGTTAGCTGTACTTGTTGAAGCCCATGCCGCGGGCGATCTCTCTGAAACACTGTCGGCACAGCCAGATGTCGTACTTGCCGACGAGTCCCTGTTGGCGCCCACAGCGCTGGCACGATTCGAGCTGGCCGGTCCGCTTTGCGACCTGCTCGCCCGTCTGTTGGTCTGATTCGCTCATGCTGAGTCCTCCGCCGCAACGTCGATGTCGAAGCTCGATTCGAGGAACGCGATCGCATCCTCGGCCGTCAGCTGATGGTTCGCCGGGATCGGACGGGCGACCTTGTCGCGCTTGCGAACGCGGTAGCCGGGCCGTACCAAGTTCACCGTCACGTCGAGTCCGAAGATCCCGATGTCCGGGTCGTACTCTTGGCTCGGGAAGTCGGTATGCTCCTCGACGCCGAAGCTGAAGTTGCCGGTCTCGTCGAACTGCGATTCGCGAAGTTCGGCGAGCGGCAGCGCGGTCTCGAGGAACTCCGCGGCGGCCTCACCACGGAGCGTGACCTTCGCACCGATCGGATCGCCCTCGCGGACGTTGAAGTCCTGGATGGTCCGTTTCGCCGTCGTTCGAACCGGCCGTTGGCCGGCGACCTCTGCGAGAATGTCCTCGGCGAGGGCGAGCGGCTCACCGCCGCGACCGACGCCCATGTGGACGACGACCTTCTCGACGGTCGGTTCGCGCATCTCGTGGAACTCGCCCGACTCGAGTTCGGAGCTCATTCCGCATCACCGTCCTCGACGTCGTCCGCGTCGGCCTCCGACTCGTCGTCCGCAGCGTCGTCGGCCGACCCGGCGTCCGTATCCTCGTCGGTGAAGTTCTCGTCGATGACGACGACGTACTCCTCGACCGTCTCGAAGCGTTCGTCGCCGTCGACGGCGTCGATGAGCACGTTGTTGGCCGACGATCCAGGCGTGACCTGAATCTCGTCGACCGTACCGATTCGGCCCGCATGGGAGCCGCTAACGGCCGTGACGAGCGCGCCCTCCTCGTAGGTGAAGTGTGCGACGATGTCGTCGCCCTCGTTGGCGACGACGATGGAGTCGTTCGCGTCGTACGCCGTCGCGTCGTCGACGAGCAGCGTCTCACCGTCGTGGAGCGCGAGCTGCGTGGCGCCGCCGGCGACCTGCGTCTTGCCGACGATCTTGCCGAGCTTCGAGTCTGCGCTCTCGGCGTCGA encodes the following:
- a CDS encoding 50S ribosomal protein L30 — protein: MRAIVQLRGEVNQSAAVRDTLGMLNLHRVNHATFVPETDTYGGMVTKVNDWVAHGEPSLETVELLVSRRAEPAEGDADIDDEWVAVHTDYDDVSALAEALVAEETTLREQGIAPTIRLHPPRGGHDGIKHPTKEGGQLGKHTTEEIDELLEAMR
- a CDS encoding 30S ribosomal protein S5 gives rise to the protein MSNGWEPRTRLGRKVADGDITSMREALQSGLPLKEPKIVDQLLPGLEDEVLDINMVQRMTDSGRRVKFRCVVAVGNRDGYVGYAQGRDDQVGGAIQKAIEVAKLNIIDVPLGSGSWEDRPGGRNSLMRRTTGKAGSVEVVLEPAPRGLGLAAAPTVRHVLELAGVEDAWTKCHGNTRTTLNLAKATYNALQNASESRTPEHTRKIRREAQE
- a CDS encoding 50S ribosomal protein L18, which produces MATGPRYTVPMRRRREARTNYHQRLRLLKSGKPRLVARKSNNHTRAQLVVTGQSGDETVASASSNDLSAFGWEAPTGNLPAAYLTGYLAGKRAVDAGLEEAVLDIGLNTATPGNKVFAVQEGAIDAGLEIPHNEDVFADWQRTRGSHIAEYAESLDDELYGHDFDATELPAHFDEVRERLEDEL
- a CDS encoding 50S ribosomal protein L19e, whose amino-acid sequence is MSDLKAQKRLAADILGVGKNRVRLDPDAQAEIADAITRDDVRELIDSGVIQATDAKSNSRGRARERQKKRAYGHRKGHGSRKGKAGGRQNRKDDWRSRIRAQRRELRELREDGDIDGSQYRKLYDMASGGEFDSVADLNRYIADNYGEQ
- a CDS encoding 50S ribosomal protein L32e; the protein is MSDEEHEDEYEELTDISGVGDAKAEQLREAGIETVDDIRELTQEELAGVDGIGNALAARIKADVGDLEVADETEAEVEDETPEAAEKVDEDVETELQPRGLADKTPELSDDEDRLLAQRERVGKPQFNRQDYHMKKRTPTSWRRPRGGLSKQRRGYKGKGPKVEAGYRTPKAIRGRHPSGFEEVHVETPDDVDGIDGDREAIRIGSTVGARKRERIEELAEEAGIRVLNPTYVEVEVEE
- a CDS encoding 50S ribosomal protein L6; protein product: MRKEIDIPDEVTVTMDHLELTVEGTNGSVTRRLWYPDIAVTVDGDAVVIESDDDNAKTNSTVGTFESHVRNMLYGVTDGWEYNMEVFYSHFPMQVSVQDGEVVIENFLGERAPRRTPIRGDTEVSVDGEELTISGPNIEDVGQTAADIEQLTRVSDKDTRVFQDGVYITGMPDRGEAK
- a CDS encoding 30S ribosomal protein S8 — encoded protein: MADNDPLASALSGLDNAESVGHLDQTIQPASNEIGSVLEVFYDRGYVGGFQFVDDGKAGRFEVELKGAINECGAVKPRYSAGADEFEKWEKRFLPARDYGTLIVTTSHGVMSHYEAREQGIGGQVIAYVY
- a CDS encoding 30S ribosomal protein S14 translates to MSESDQQTGEQVAKRTGQLESCQRCGRQQGLVGKYDIWLCRQCFREIARGMGFNKYS
- a CDS encoding 50S ribosomal protein L5; translated protein: MSSELESGEFHEMREPTVEKVVVHMGVGRGGEPLALAEDILAEVAGQRPVRTTAKRTIQDFNVREGDPIGAKVTLRGEAAAEFLETALPLAELRESQFDETGNFSFGVEEHTDFPSQEYDPDIGIFGLDVTVNLVRPGYRVRKRDKVARPIPANHQLTAEDAIAFLESSFDIDVAAEDSA
- a CDS encoding 30S ribosomal protein S4e; this translates as MTKHQKRLAVPKSWPVERKEETYTTKAAAGPHGAAGVPLLIVLRDVLGYVDSKKEARFALGQDSVLVNGKAVSDERRPIGMFDILAFQEREEYYRVFPDEGGRLSLTPIDAESADSKLGKIVGKTQVAGGATQLALHDGETLLVDDATAYDANDSIVVANEGDDIVAHFTYEEGALVTAVSGSHAGRIGTVDEIQVTPGSSANNVLIDAVDGDERFETVEEYVVVIDENFTDEDTDAGSADDAADDESEADADDVEDGDAE